One Meleagris gallopavo isolate NT-WF06-2002-E0010 breed Aviagen turkey brand Nicholas breeding stock chromosome 11, Turkey_5.1, whole genome shotgun sequence genomic region harbors:
- the LOC100543189 gene encoding kinesin-like protein KIF1A isoform X3, producing MAGASVKVAVRVRPFNSREMSRESKCIIQMSGSTTTILNPKQPKETPKSFSFDYSYWSHTTPADINYASQKQVYRDIGEEMLQHAFEGYNVCIFAYGQTGAGKSYTMMGKQEKDQQGIIPQLCEDLFSRINDTTNDNMSYSVEVSYMEIYCERVRDLLNPKNKGNLRVREHPLMGPYVEDLSKLAVTSYNDIQDLMDSGNKARTVAATNMNETSSRSHAVFNIIFTQKRHDAETDITTEKVSKISLVDLAGSERADSTGAKGTRLKEGANINKSLTTLGKVISALAEMDSGPNKNKKKKKTDFIPYRDSVLTWLLRENLGGNSRTAMVAALSPADINYDETLSTLRYADRAKQIRCNAVINEDPNNKLIRELKDEVARLRDLLYAQGLGDIIDNVSDFENNNGTIGTELSQRHDNLSTVTNAIAGISPSSSLSALSSRAASVASLHERIMFAPGSEEAIERLKETEKIIAELNETWEEKLRRTEAIRMEREALLAEMGVAMREDGGTLGVFSPKKTPHLVNLNEDPLMSECLLYYIKDGITRVGREDAEKRQDIVLSGHFIKEEHCLFRSDTRTSGEVIVTLEPCEGADTYVNGKKVTEPSVLRSGNRIIMGKSHVFRFNHPEQARQERERTPCAETPAEPVDWAFAQRELLEKQGIDMKQEMEQRLQELEDQYRREREEANYLLEQQRLDYESKLEALQKQMDSRYYPEANEEEEEPEDEVQWTEREFELALWAFRKWKWYQFTSLRDLLWGNAIFLKEANAISVELKKKVQFQFVLLTDTLYSPLPPDLLPPDAAKDREKRPFPRTIVAVEVQDQKNGATHYWTLEKLRQRLDLMREMYDRAAEVPSSVIEDCDNVVTGGDPFYDRFPWFRLVGSSPLFNTCMSERMADLTPSPTFSNPDSDITEPADEQHEGQEEEEEEEAEDLEEDIFPECPLCDGRDPFYDRSPLFSLVGRLVRF from the exons ATGGCGGGAGCGTCCGTCAAAGTGGCGGTGCGCGTGCGGCCCTTCAACTCCCGCGAGATGAGCCGGGAGTCCAAATGCATCATCCAGATGTCAGGAAGCACCACCA CTATCCTGAACCCGAAGCAGCCCAAAGAGACACCCAAAAGCTTCAGCTTTGACTATTCCTACTGGTCCCACACCACG CCTGCAGACATCAATTATGCATCTCAGAAGCAGGTGTACCGTGACATCGGCGAGGAGATGTTGCAGCATGCCTTCGAAGGCTACAACGTCTGCATCTTTGCCTATGGACAGACTGGTGCTGGCAAATCCTACACAATGATGGGGAAGCAGGAGAAGGACCAGCAAGGCATCATCCCACAG ctgtgTGAGGACCTCTTCTCCCGAATCAATGACACAACCAATGACAACATGTCCTACTCTGTGGAG GTGAGCTACATGGAGATCTACTGCGAGCGGGTGAGAGACCTCCTGAACCCCAAGAATAAGGGGAATCTGCGGGTGAGAGAGCATCCCCTCATGGGTCCCTATGTGGAGGACCTTTCCAAGCTGGCCGTGACCTCCTACAATGACATCCAGGACCTGATGGACTCGGGGAACAAGGCCCG cacgGTGGCTGCCACCAACATGAATGAGACCAGCAGCCGCTCACATGCTGTCTTCAATATCATCTTCACCCAGAAGCGGCATGATGCCGAGACGGACATCACCACTGAGAAG GTCAGCAAAATCAGCCTGGTGGACCTGGCTGGCAGTGAGCGAGCTGACTCAACCGGCGCAAAGGGCACAAGGCTGAAA GAAGGAGCAAACATCAACAAGTCCTTGACCACACTGGGAAAAGTCATCTCTGCTCTGGCCGAAATG gATTCGGGGCCAAATAAG aacaagaagaagaagaaaacagatttcatcCCATACCGGGACTCAGTGCTGACCTGGCTGCTAAGGGAGAACCTGG GGGGCAACTCCAGGACGGCCATGGTCGCTGCGCTCAGCCCTGCTGACATCAACTACGATGAGACGCTCAGCACATTAAG ATACGCCGATCGCGCCAAGCAGATCCGCTGCAATGCTGTCATCAACGAGGACCCCAACAACAAGCTGATCCGGGAGCTGAAGGACGAAGTGGCCCGCCTGCGTGACCTTCTCTATGCCCAGGGGCTCGGGGACATCATTGACA ATGTGTCCGACTTTGAGAACAATAATGGCACTATTGGGACAGAGCTGAGCCAACGCCATGACAATCTCTCCACAGTGACCAACGCAATTGCTGGCATCAGCCCCTCTTCCTCCTTGTCGGCTCTCTCCAGCCGCGCAGCCTCTGTTGCCAGCCTCCACGAGCGCATCATGTTTGCTCCAGGCAGCGAAGAGGCTATTGAAAGGCTCAAG GAAACAGAGAAGATCATTGCTGAGCTGAATGAAACATGGGAGGAGAAGCTGCGCAGGACAGAGGCGATCCGGATGGAGAG ggAAGCCTTGCTGGCCGAGATGGGGGTGGCCATGAGAGAGGATGGAGGTACCCTGGGTGTTTTCTCTCCAAAAAAG ACGCCCCACTTGGTCAACCTGAATGAAGACCCGCTCATGTCTGAGTGCCTTCTCTACTACATCAAGGACGGGATAACCAG GGTTGGCCGGGAAGATGCAGAGAAGAGGCAGGACATTGTTCTCAGTGGGCACTTCATCAAGGAAGAGCACTGCCTTTTCCGCAGTGACACGAGGACCAGCGGTGAAG TGATTGTGACCCTGGAGCCTTGTGAAGGCGCTGACACCTACGTGAATGGCAAAAAGGTGACGGAGCCCAGCGTCCTGCGCTCAG GAAACCGGATCATCATGGGGAAGAGCCATGTCTTCCGCTTCAACCACCCCGAGCAGGCCCGGCAGGAGCGGGAGCGGACGCCGTGTGCTGAGACACCTGCTGAGCCCGTGGACTGGGCCTTCGCCCagagagagctgctggagaagcagGGCATCGACATGAAGCAGGAGATGGAGCAGAG GCTTCAGGAGCTGGAGGACCAGTACCGGCGGGAGAGGGAGGAGGCAAATTACCTTCTGGAGCAGCAGCGACTG GACTATGAGAGCAAACTGGAGGCTCTGCAGAAGCAGATGGATTCTAGATATTACCCTGAAGCcaatgaggaagaagaagaaccTGAAGATGAAG TGCAGTGGACGGAGCGGGAGTTCGAGCTCGCCCTCTGGGCCTTCAGGAAGTGGAAGTGGTACCAATTCACCTCCCTCCGTGACCTGCTCTGGGGCAATGCCATCTTCCTCAAGGAAGCTAACGCCATCAGTGTGGAGCTGAAGAAAAAG GTGCAGTTTCAGTTCGTCCTCCTGACAGACACGCTGTATTCACCTCTCCCTCCTGACCTGCTGCCTCCCGATGCCGCCAAGGACCGGGAGAAGCGGCCATTTCCCCGCACCATCGTGGCCGTGGAGGTGCAGGACCAGAAGAACGGGGCAACGCATTACTGGACTCTGGAGAAGCTCAG GCAGCGCCTGGACTTGATGCGTGAAATGTACGACCGTGCAGCAGAAGTGCCTTCGAGCGTCATCGAGGACTGCGACAACGTGGTGACCGGCGGAGATCCCTTCTACGACCGCTTCCCATGGTTCAGGCTGGTTGGCAG CTCTCCTCTTTTCAACACATGCATGAGCGAGCGCATGGCTGATCTCACCCCCTCCCCTACCTTCTCGAACCCCGACTCCGACATCACCGAGCCTGCTGACGAGCAGCAcgaggggcaggaggaggaggaggaggaggaggcggaGGACCTGGAGGAAGACATCTTTCCGGAGTGCCCGCTGTGTGATGGCCGGGATCCGTTTTACGACCGCTCCCCCCTGTTCAGTTTAGTAGGAAGGTTGGTGAGGTTTTAG
- the LOC100543189 gene encoding kinesin-like protein KIF1A isoform X2 yields MAGASVKVAVRVRPFNSREMSRESKCIIQMSGSTTTILNPKQPKETPKSFSFDYSYWSHTTPADINYASQKQVYRDIGEEMLQHAFEGYNVCIFAYGQTGAGKSYTMMGKQEKDQQGIIPQLCEDLFSRINDTTNDNMSYSVEVSYMEIYCERVRDLLNPKNKGNLRVREHPLMGPYVEDLSKLAVTSYNDIQDLMDSGNKARTVAATNMNETSSRSHAVFNIIFTQKRHDAETDITTEKVSKISLVDLAGSERADSTGAKGTRLKEGANINKSLTTLGKVISALAEMDSGPNKNKKKKKTDFIPYRDSVLTWLLRENLGGNSRTAMVAALSPADINYDETLSTLRYADRAKQIRCNAVINEDPNNKLIRELKDEVARLRDLLYAQGLGDIIDTHPAAGGSKYVSDFENNNGTIGTELSQRHDNLSTVTNAIAGISPSSSLSALSSRAASVASLHERIMFAPGSEEAIERLKETEKIIAELNETWEEKLRRTEAIRMEREALLAEMGVAMREDGGTLGVFSPKKTPHLVNLNEDPLMSECLLYYIKDGITRVGREDAEKRQDIVLSGHFIKEEHCLFRSDTRTSGEVIVTLEPCEGADTYVNGKKVTEPSVLRSGNRIIMGKSHVFRFNHPEQARQERERTPCAETPAEPVDWAFAQRELLEKQGIDMKQEMEQRLQELEDQYRREREEANYLLEQQRLDYESKLEALQKQMDSRYYPEANEEEEEPEDEVQWTEREFELALWAFRKWKWYQFTSLRDLLWGNAIFLKEANAISVELKKKVQFQFVLLTDTLYSPLPPDLLPPDAAKDREKRPFPRTIVAVEVQDQKNGATHYWTLEKLRQRLDLMREMYDRAAEVPSSVIEDCDNVVTGGDPFYDRFPWFRLVGSSPLFNTCMSERMADLTPSPTFSNPDSDITEPADEQHEGQEEEEEEEAEDLEEDIFPECPLCDGRDPFYDRSPLFSLVGRLVRF; encoded by the exons ATGGCGGGAGCGTCCGTCAAAGTGGCGGTGCGCGTGCGGCCCTTCAACTCCCGCGAGATGAGCCGGGAGTCCAAATGCATCATCCAGATGTCAGGAAGCACCACCA CTATCCTGAACCCGAAGCAGCCCAAAGAGACACCCAAAAGCTTCAGCTTTGACTATTCCTACTGGTCCCACACCACG CCTGCAGACATCAATTATGCATCTCAGAAGCAGGTGTACCGTGACATCGGCGAGGAGATGTTGCAGCATGCCTTCGAAGGCTACAACGTCTGCATCTTTGCCTATGGACAGACTGGTGCTGGCAAATCCTACACAATGATGGGGAAGCAGGAGAAGGACCAGCAAGGCATCATCCCACAG ctgtgTGAGGACCTCTTCTCCCGAATCAATGACACAACCAATGACAACATGTCCTACTCTGTGGAG GTGAGCTACATGGAGATCTACTGCGAGCGGGTGAGAGACCTCCTGAACCCCAAGAATAAGGGGAATCTGCGGGTGAGAGAGCATCCCCTCATGGGTCCCTATGTGGAGGACCTTTCCAAGCTGGCCGTGACCTCCTACAATGACATCCAGGACCTGATGGACTCGGGGAACAAGGCCCG cacgGTGGCTGCCACCAACATGAATGAGACCAGCAGCCGCTCACATGCTGTCTTCAATATCATCTTCACCCAGAAGCGGCATGATGCCGAGACGGACATCACCACTGAGAAG GTCAGCAAAATCAGCCTGGTGGACCTGGCTGGCAGTGAGCGAGCTGACTCAACCGGCGCAAAGGGCACAAGGCTGAAA GAAGGAGCAAACATCAACAAGTCCTTGACCACACTGGGAAAAGTCATCTCTGCTCTGGCCGAAATG gATTCGGGGCCAAATAAG aacaagaagaagaagaaaacagatttcatcCCATACCGGGACTCAGTGCTGACCTGGCTGCTAAGGGAGAACCTGG GGGGCAACTCCAGGACGGCCATGGTCGCTGCGCTCAGCCCTGCTGACATCAACTACGATGAGACGCTCAGCACATTAAG ATACGCCGATCGCGCCAAGCAGATCCGCTGCAATGCTGTCATCAACGAGGACCCCAACAACAAGCTGATCCGGGAGCTGAAGGACGAAGTGGCCCGCCTGCGTGACCTTCTCTATGCCCAGGGGCTCGGGGACATCATTGACA CCCACCCTGCTGCGGGAGGATCCAAAT ATGTGTCCGACTTTGAGAACAATAATGGCACTATTGGGACAGAGCTGAGCCAACGCCATGACAATCTCTCCACAGTGACCAACGCAATTGCTGGCATCAGCCCCTCTTCCTCCTTGTCGGCTCTCTCCAGCCGCGCAGCCTCTGTTGCCAGCCTCCACGAGCGCATCATGTTTGCTCCAGGCAGCGAAGAGGCTATTGAAAGGCTCAAG GAAACAGAGAAGATCATTGCTGAGCTGAATGAAACATGGGAGGAGAAGCTGCGCAGGACAGAGGCGATCCGGATGGAGAG ggAAGCCTTGCTGGCCGAGATGGGGGTGGCCATGAGAGAGGATGGAGGTACCCTGGGTGTTTTCTCTCCAAAAAAG ACGCCCCACTTGGTCAACCTGAATGAAGACCCGCTCATGTCTGAGTGCCTTCTCTACTACATCAAGGACGGGATAACCAG GGTTGGCCGGGAAGATGCAGAGAAGAGGCAGGACATTGTTCTCAGTGGGCACTTCATCAAGGAAGAGCACTGCCTTTTCCGCAGTGACACGAGGACCAGCGGTGAAG TGATTGTGACCCTGGAGCCTTGTGAAGGCGCTGACACCTACGTGAATGGCAAAAAGGTGACGGAGCCCAGCGTCCTGCGCTCAG GAAACCGGATCATCATGGGGAAGAGCCATGTCTTCCGCTTCAACCACCCCGAGCAGGCCCGGCAGGAGCGGGAGCGGACGCCGTGTGCTGAGACACCTGCTGAGCCCGTGGACTGGGCCTTCGCCCagagagagctgctggagaagcagGGCATCGACATGAAGCAGGAGATGGAGCAGAG GCTTCAGGAGCTGGAGGACCAGTACCGGCGGGAGAGGGAGGAGGCAAATTACCTTCTGGAGCAGCAGCGACTG GACTATGAGAGCAAACTGGAGGCTCTGCAGAAGCAGATGGATTCTAGATATTACCCTGAAGCcaatgaggaagaagaagaaccTGAAGATGAAG TGCAGTGGACGGAGCGGGAGTTCGAGCTCGCCCTCTGGGCCTTCAGGAAGTGGAAGTGGTACCAATTCACCTCCCTCCGTGACCTGCTCTGGGGCAATGCCATCTTCCTCAAGGAAGCTAACGCCATCAGTGTGGAGCTGAAGAAAAAG GTGCAGTTTCAGTTCGTCCTCCTGACAGACACGCTGTATTCACCTCTCCCTCCTGACCTGCTGCCTCCCGATGCCGCCAAGGACCGGGAGAAGCGGCCATTTCCCCGCACCATCGTGGCCGTGGAGGTGCAGGACCAGAAGAACGGGGCAACGCATTACTGGACTCTGGAGAAGCTCAG GCAGCGCCTGGACTTGATGCGTGAAATGTACGACCGTGCAGCAGAAGTGCCTTCGAGCGTCATCGAGGACTGCGACAACGTGGTGACCGGCGGAGATCCCTTCTACGACCGCTTCCCATGGTTCAGGCTGGTTGGCAG CTCTCCTCTTTTCAACACATGCATGAGCGAGCGCATGGCTGATCTCACCCCCTCCCCTACCTTCTCGAACCCCGACTCCGACATCACCGAGCCTGCTGACGAGCAGCAcgaggggcaggaggaggaggaggaggaggaggcggaGGACCTGGAGGAAGACATCTTTCCGGAGTGCCCGCTGTGTGATGGCCGGGATCCGTTTTACGACCGCTCCCCCCTGTTCAGTTTAGTAGGAAGGTTGGTGAGGTTTTAG
- the LOC100543189 gene encoding kinesin-like protein KIF1A isoform X4 gives MAGASVKVAVRVRPFNSREMSRESKCIIQMSGSTTTILNPKQPKETPKSFSFDYSYWSHTTPADINYASQKQVYRDIGEEMLQHAFEGYNVCIFAYGQTGAGKSYTMMGKQEKDQQGIIPQLCEDLFSRINDTTNDNMSYSVEVSYMEIYCERVRDLLNPKNKGNLRVREHPLMGPYVEDLSKLAVTSYNDIQDLMDSGNKARTVAATNMNETSSRSHAVFNIIFTQKRHDAETDITTEKVSKISLVDLAGSERADSTGAKGTRLKEGANINKSLTTLGKVISALAEMDSGPNKNKKKKKTDFIPYRDSVLTWLLRENLGGNSRTAMVAALSPADINYDETLSTLRYADRAKQIRCNAVINEDPNNKLIRELKDEVARLRDLLYAQGLGDIIDTHPAAGGSKLTNAIAGISPSSSLSALSSRAASVASLHERIMFAPGSEEAIERLKETEKIIAELNETWEEKLRRTEAIRMEREALLAEMGVAMREDGGTLGVFSPKKTPHLVNLNEDPLMSECLLYYIKDGITRVGREDAEKRQDIVLSGHFIKEEHCLFRSDTRTSGEVIVTLEPCEGADTYVNGKKVTEPSVLRSGNRIIMGKSHVFRFNHPEQARQERERTPCAETPAEPVDWAFAQRELLEKQGIDMKQEMEQRLQELEDQYRREREEANYLLEQQRLDYESKLEALQKQMDSRYYPEANEEEEEPEDEVQWTEREFELALWAFRKWKWYQFTSLRDLLWGNAIFLKEANAISVELKKKVQFQFVLLTDTLYSPLPPDLLPPDAAKDREKRPFPRTIVAVEVQDQKNGATHYWTLEKLRQRLDLMREMYDRAAEVPSSVIEDCDNVVTGGDPFYDRFPWFRLVGSSDISGCNSSPLFNTCMSERMADLTPSPTFSNPDSDITEPADEQHEGQEEEEEEEAEDLEEDIFPECPLCDGRDPFYDRSPLFSLVGRLVRF, from the exons ATGGCGGGAGCGTCCGTCAAAGTGGCGGTGCGCGTGCGGCCCTTCAACTCCCGCGAGATGAGCCGGGAGTCCAAATGCATCATCCAGATGTCAGGAAGCACCACCA CTATCCTGAACCCGAAGCAGCCCAAAGAGACACCCAAAAGCTTCAGCTTTGACTATTCCTACTGGTCCCACACCACG CCTGCAGACATCAATTATGCATCTCAGAAGCAGGTGTACCGTGACATCGGCGAGGAGATGTTGCAGCATGCCTTCGAAGGCTACAACGTCTGCATCTTTGCCTATGGACAGACTGGTGCTGGCAAATCCTACACAATGATGGGGAAGCAGGAGAAGGACCAGCAAGGCATCATCCCACAG ctgtgTGAGGACCTCTTCTCCCGAATCAATGACACAACCAATGACAACATGTCCTACTCTGTGGAG GTGAGCTACATGGAGATCTACTGCGAGCGGGTGAGAGACCTCCTGAACCCCAAGAATAAGGGGAATCTGCGGGTGAGAGAGCATCCCCTCATGGGTCCCTATGTGGAGGACCTTTCCAAGCTGGCCGTGACCTCCTACAATGACATCCAGGACCTGATGGACTCGGGGAACAAGGCCCG cacgGTGGCTGCCACCAACATGAATGAGACCAGCAGCCGCTCACATGCTGTCTTCAATATCATCTTCACCCAGAAGCGGCATGATGCCGAGACGGACATCACCACTGAGAAG GTCAGCAAAATCAGCCTGGTGGACCTGGCTGGCAGTGAGCGAGCTGACTCAACCGGCGCAAAGGGCACAAGGCTGAAA GAAGGAGCAAACATCAACAAGTCCTTGACCACACTGGGAAAAGTCATCTCTGCTCTGGCCGAAATG gATTCGGGGCCAAATAAG aacaagaagaagaagaaaacagatttcatcCCATACCGGGACTCAGTGCTGACCTGGCTGCTAAGGGAGAACCTGG GGGGCAACTCCAGGACGGCCATGGTCGCTGCGCTCAGCCCTGCTGACATCAACTACGATGAGACGCTCAGCACATTAAG ATACGCCGATCGCGCCAAGCAGATCCGCTGCAATGCTGTCATCAACGAGGACCCCAACAACAAGCTGATCCGGGAGCTGAAGGACGAAGTGGCCCGCCTGCGTGACCTTCTCTATGCCCAGGGGCTCGGGGACATCATTGACA CCCACCCTGCTGCGGGAGGATCCAAAT TGACCAACGCAATTGCTGGCATCAGCCCCTCTTCCTCCTTGTCGGCTCTCTCCAGCCGCGCAGCCTCTGTTGCCAGCCTCCACGAGCGCATCATGTTTGCTCCAGGCAGCGAAGAGGCTATTGAAAGGCTCAAG GAAACAGAGAAGATCATTGCTGAGCTGAATGAAACATGGGAGGAGAAGCTGCGCAGGACAGAGGCGATCCGGATGGAGAG ggAAGCCTTGCTGGCCGAGATGGGGGTGGCCATGAGAGAGGATGGAGGTACCCTGGGTGTTTTCTCTCCAAAAAAG ACGCCCCACTTGGTCAACCTGAATGAAGACCCGCTCATGTCTGAGTGCCTTCTCTACTACATCAAGGACGGGATAACCAG GGTTGGCCGGGAAGATGCAGAGAAGAGGCAGGACATTGTTCTCAGTGGGCACTTCATCAAGGAAGAGCACTGCCTTTTCCGCAGTGACACGAGGACCAGCGGTGAAG TGATTGTGACCCTGGAGCCTTGTGAAGGCGCTGACACCTACGTGAATGGCAAAAAGGTGACGGAGCCCAGCGTCCTGCGCTCAG GAAACCGGATCATCATGGGGAAGAGCCATGTCTTCCGCTTCAACCACCCCGAGCAGGCCCGGCAGGAGCGGGAGCGGACGCCGTGTGCTGAGACACCTGCTGAGCCCGTGGACTGGGCCTTCGCCCagagagagctgctggagaagcagGGCATCGACATGAAGCAGGAGATGGAGCAGAG GCTTCAGGAGCTGGAGGACCAGTACCGGCGGGAGAGGGAGGAGGCAAATTACCTTCTGGAGCAGCAGCGACTG GACTATGAGAGCAAACTGGAGGCTCTGCAGAAGCAGATGGATTCTAGATATTACCCTGAAGCcaatgaggaagaagaagaaccTGAAGATGAAG TGCAGTGGACGGAGCGGGAGTTCGAGCTCGCCCTCTGGGCCTTCAGGAAGTGGAAGTGGTACCAATTCACCTCCCTCCGTGACCTGCTCTGGGGCAATGCCATCTTCCTCAAGGAAGCTAACGCCATCAGTGTGGAGCTGAAGAAAAAG GTGCAGTTTCAGTTCGTCCTCCTGACAGACACGCTGTATTCACCTCTCCCTCCTGACCTGCTGCCTCCCGATGCCGCCAAGGACCGGGAGAAGCGGCCATTTCCCCGCACCATCGTGGCCGTGGAGGTGCAGGACCAGAAGAACGGGGCAACGCATTACTGGACTCTGGAGAAGCTCAG GCAGCGCCTGGACTTGATGCGTGAAATGTACGACCGTGCAGCAGAAGTGCCTTCGAGCGTCATCGAGGACTGCGACAACGTGGTGACCGGCGGAGATCCCTTCTACGACCGCTTCCCATGGTTCAGGCTGGTTGGCAG TTCAGATATCTCTGGCTGCAACAGCTCTCCTCTTTTCAACACATGCATGAGCGAGCGCATGGCTGATCTCACCCCCTCCCCTACCTTCTCGAACCCCGACTCCGACATCACCGAGCCTGCTGACGAGCAGCAcgaggggcaggaggaggaggaggaggaggaggcggaGGACCTGGAGGAAGACATCTTTCCGGAGTGCCCGCTGTGTGATGGCCGGGATCCGTTTTACGACCGCTCCCCCCTGTTCAGTTTAGTAGGAAGGTTGGTGAGGTTTTAG